DNA from Diabrotica virgifera virgifera chromosome 10, PGI_DIABVI_V3a:
attaattatacagggtgtccaaaaaatttttttaattaaattaattgacacaaaaagaagaatgtatgtaatttatttaatttaaaatacatttcactgctgttagaaaacagaaataaaagtttattacacaaataaacattgatttttgcttaaattcaatgtttaaactgccaagaggcagatgggtggcagcttgaacattgaatttaagtgaaaagtaatatttatttgaaccctttttaatatttatttgttcaataaacatttatttctgttttctgacagcagtagaatgtattttgaattaaataaattacatacattcttctttttgtgccaattaatttaatttaaaaatttttttttacatccTGTATAAttttaatcatgttaatgtttatattattgaatagggaattgaataacctttcaaacgagctagcactcaacgcccaaatggatgacgccactagtacgatatatgtatatgtcaaaaaatcataatttaaaaatcgaataacttttgtattttacatttttttctaattctgtaaataaagcagtttacaggggggtcaaaaaatagtgaataaccctgtaacTGTACATATTGTGCTGTTTTGTTATcacataatataaatattatgtgTTGTAATTCTGTCTTTTTGGTTTTGTTTGGATAAAATTAAAAGTCAGTATGATTGAAACGATGCCATATTTATTTTTACACATAGATATTAGGATACATTCACTTCGGTAATAGGAAGAAATAATTTATGTTGATAATATGCATAGTTATGTTAAAGCTGGACAAAAGTCAAATATGGTTCATACAATTTTCACATACATATAATATGTAGTAGATAGATAGACAACGAGTGAACAGTAGAAAAGAGTGTTGAGGTAACGTCCAGCATTAAGTCTTACAATAGATATtgatatttataaatatacaataatgaGATAACGTAACATAAGATGGACCGCTAGGTTTCTAGTGGTAAATAACaaaaattacatacatttataCATATATGataaatagtttacaaaatcacACATATTTTCAGCTTATATTAAAAGGTACATTAATCCCTATGACAAGATGAATAGGTGAATCAGCTGGTGATGACGtaatataataatacaataatagtTTAAAACGAGGATGGTAAACaatcaatttgaataaaatacaaaataatcaTAGGAATACATTGGCAAAATGAAGCAGTATTTGTGCTATTTCAAAAATATCCGTCAAATTAATCCTTAACTaataataaataactaaaaatataataaatatgctCCTTTGGAGCACGATATGTCCAATCTCTTTTGAGAATCATCACAAAAACAGTGGCGTTTTGGTAACCACTACATCACATCAACAACTAAACTAACAGTTAGGAAACAGAAACTGTTTATTTCTCCTTCCTAGTCATCATGGACTTGAGGTGTTCGACTTCTGTGGAAAGCCGAACGATTTCTGAGTGCAGTCTATGTTTTGCGGTGGTGTCGCCTTCCGTACTGTCTTGCATAGTTAGCTGGGATTGTTTGAGGGTTTGGAGAGTAGCTGCAGCAGTTGCAGCGGCTGACCATTCGGCACCAAGGGAAATGCCTGAGTCTCTTTCGTCACTGGAGCCTTCCCCGTCCCATGGTGGACTAGCGCGGGGACCTGGCTCTTGTTTGATGTTTTGTAAGGCGAGGAGTGCGTTAGCAGCGTCTTTATCTCCAAGGTGGGACTTATGTCTTAGTTTCAAAGGTAGGCTATTGTTGGCTTCGTTTGTCGTTAAAGCTACAGGAGCGCTTTCATCGCCTGAGTTACTTGAGACTTCAAAAGGCGATTGTACTCGTGAGCGGGAGCGAGAGAGATTCAGAGCATTATTAGAGTCGTAGGAGATACCTGTGTGGTAAGCTAGTTGGTAGTGAGGATGGTGGTAATCGGGTTCTCTGTATGCTGGTTCCAAATGTGAAGAGGGAGGAGCATGAAGGACACTGTGGGAGTGAGGAATTGGTTGTGGTGGAGGAGATCCCATAACAGGTTGATGTATTACTGGGGTAGGGATAGGTGTCTGTGGATTATATAAAATAGGAGTTGCAGGATGAGCGAGCTTCTGTCTTTTGGACAAACTTAAAACTTGTTCACTAGATGGTAAGTTTGCTAAAACTTTTTCTACACATACAACGTTTTCGCCACAGATCCCATACTCTTCCTTGATAGCTTCCAATTGAGCTTTTAAAATAGCATTTTCCTTAGTCAGTTCAACGACGCGCTGTTCCAAAACCATATCATTGAATCGTCTCTTTTCCCTGGACCTCTTGGCAGCTtcattatttcttcttctacgaTCCCAATAACTATCGTCTTTCTTATTATCTGGAGTAAATTCTCTTTGCTTGCGTTGGGAGAACAACTCCTTATGTTTGACAGAGGACATTCCATAGCTTCCGGGAGGAAACTCGTCTCCTGATGTAGATGTGCTGGCCATCATTTCAAGTTGGTGAGAAGACGGCAAATTTGAATTGAGATGTGGTATTTCACCATTTACTGGGGACCCACTTTGACCACGGCCCACGAATTCGGCAACCATTATATGTTGTTTTATAacatctgaaacaaaaaaaaaacagtattaaCATCTTTGTCTTTGTTCTATACaaataacaatattaaaaatagaaagaggttgccataaattatttaaaaagaggATGGTAAAAAATGTAGACTGGTTTTTGCACACAATTGAAGTCAAGGATGCTTTTCTAGTTGGTGGTTATTATCGAAGGTACACCAAGTACAATATGCAATTATCAGGATTAATGATACACGAATCATAttattttcatattcttttggcAACCAGTTATCCTTTACTTTTAATTCCGTTCAAAAGACCTTATTACTCTTGCGtgacttcgttttttaaataagATTATTTAATCTTGCT
Protein-coding regions in this window:
- the LOC114334866 gene encoding nuclear factor interleukin-3-regulated protein, whose product is MPMRTENGLIFSQPSDVIKQHIMVAEFVGRGQSGSPVNGEIPHLNSNLPSSHQLEMMASTSTSGDEFPPGSYGMSSVKHKELFSQRKQREFTPDNKKDDSYWDRRRRNNEAAKRSREKRRFNDMVLEQRVVELTKENAILKAQLEAIKEEYGICGENVVCVEKVLANLPSSEQVLSLSKRQKLAHPATPILYNPQTPIPTPVIHQPVMGSPPPQPIPHSHSVLHAPPSSHLEPAYREPDYHHPHYQLAYHTGISYDSNNALNLSRSRSRVQSPFEVSSNSGDESAPVALTTNEANNSLPLKLRHKSHLGDKDAANALLALQNIKQEPGPRASPPWDGEGSSDERDSGISLGAEWSAAATAAATLQTLKQSQLTMQDSTEGDTTAKHRLHSEIVRLSTEVEHLKSMMTRKEK